ACGTCGGCACCGGCCGCAGCCAGCCGCCCGCCGACATAGCAGCCGATGGCGCCGGCACCCATGACGACGAAGCGATAGGTCATGCGGCTGCTCTCCTCACTGCGCCATCATTGGAGATGCCAATGCGCGGGGCAAGCCCGAGCCATAGGCTCTCCCGGCCAACGCGATCCTGATACCCATCGCCGATACCCCCGGTGTTTTCCCTAAGCGATGTCACGTGGGGGATAGGCCCGATCCCGCATCCCTCCGCCTGTGCCTATATCGGTGCAAGCGAGCGCAGGAGGAGGACGGATGGCCCAGCGGAGTTTCGCCGTCGTTCCCTTCGTCCAGCAGGGTTCGCGGCTGGTTGCCGAGGACGTGCATTATCTCGACACCTACGAGCAGGCGCGCACGGTGGCCAATTTCGTCGCCCGCAAGCGGCCGGGCGTGCTGATCCTGTCGGTCTCGCCCTCTGCGGACGACGAGGACCCGGAAATCCTGGTGATCGATCAGATCGGCGCGGGGCTTGCGAGCACCACGGCGACCTTGCACTAACCATTATGCGCCACGACTGACCTCATGCCGGCCCGTGAGGCCGGTCAGGACCGCAAGACCGTGTTCGCGCCAGAAGTGCCGATCGAAAGCATGCAGATCGTCGGCATCCCAGAGAAAATCCGAGCTCTCGGTGTGATGGTCATAGTGGTGATGCCAGCCGAGAACGTTCAGTTCATGGGGCGACCACCGTGTTTGCCGGTCACGTAGCACCTTGCGTGCTCCGTGAGCAGGCGACCTGATCGGGTAGTGCTGAAGCAGGAATTTGTAGCCGAAGTCCCGCGCCCCGGGGAAGTCGGCTCGGTGGCCGCCGCTCGTTTCAAGGTCGACGCGCTCAAAGCCCTGCAGCCATGCCTTGCTCTGCAGATAATGCCCAGGTCTGTCGCCAAACTCGAAATGTCGCAGTCGGGATCTGACCGATCTGATGTGTCTTTGAGGGCCACGGATGGGACGGAAGTTCGTTAGTGTGAAGCCAACACGTGTGGCGCCGGCCCCACTCGCAATTGCGAGGCCTTCGGCAAGTGTCAGCCCCGGGAACGGTGCGCGCCGAAACTCGTCGGCATCCACGTGGAGAATCCAGCGGCCGGGATGTGCCCGTGCCAGTTCGGCCTTGCGGGCCAGAATGGCGCGCCATTCGCCGAAGGCTGGCCGGACACGGTCGGGAAACCGTTCGATGGAGACGTCTGGACCACGCCGCAATACAAGATCGCGAAGGATGTCCCAGGTGCGATCCGTTGACCAATTGTCCATGACCGCGACCTCGCAGCCCTGTTCGAGAAGGTCCTGGACGGACTCGGCCACGATATCCGCTTCATTATAGGTCGCCATGATGGCCAGTGGCCGGCGGGCAAGAGACGGCGGATGCAGGATTTGCCAGTCGATGATGGGGTCGTTGATGGCCACGATAGGGCGCGCATGCCGTCCGGTGACACCGGGATTGCACGAGCCGACAAAGAGGGGCGGCGGTAGCTGTTCGCCGAGGCGCCGATTGTGGAACTGAATTGCGGACCGGCGAGGCCTGCCATGGCCCGCGGGCGTCTCGCGGCCTGCACGAATGACCATGGCGCCTTGCTCATACCAGGCCGCCAGGCGGCCAAGATGGCTCATCCCCGCATCGGCCTTTGACAGATCACGCGTGCAGAGGATCACCGTGTTGGTTGACGCGCCCACGAAAGCGCTCATGGCGTCGTGATCCGAGGCTGAAAAGGCGCGGCGCCGACGCGACCGGCCTGATGCGAGGAGGCTCATCTCGATACCGCCGCACGGGAGACAGTGCATGCCAAGCAGGCGATCACGCCCGGTCGCTGCGCCAAGATGCGAGATCAACGCACGGTAGGTATCAGGCCTTTCCGATTGGCTGGCCGGCGGATCGACGCGCCAGGTCGTGCTGGTGTGGAACCCGTCGCCGCCGCCGGCAATCTTGCGTGTCGATGAGCGGATCCTTCTGGATCGTGCGATTCCGTCTGAGAGCTTGCCAAGCACCATATGCATTCGCCCAATCGCTCGAAGCATATGTCGCTGTCAGATCGATCGGCGTGAAAGCGATATGCTTGGGAAGCATGAGTGTGGCGGCGAATTGGGAATTGAGTCCACCAATCGAAGGGTCGGCTTATGAATTGAATATTGTGTCGACAAAATAATATGAAATTAAGAGACATAGAACGCTAAAAGAAGTGGTATGGCGAGATATATTTAGCGACAAGAGAGGAAGAATATTTCGCTGTTGGCGATTAAGGCGCGGGATTATCGGTGAATGCAGCGGGCCAGAACGGTGCGCTGTCTCGCGGCCTCAGGTATTGTTCACAGCAGTCTGCGCAATTGAGGGTTGTGCTATCGGCAGGGGGCGGTCATTTGCTTTGCCGTGACGGCTGGCGCCATCCAGTTGGCGGCACTCGATGCGCAATCCGCAAAAGGTGAGGCCGCCGCCGGCAAATAGGCGGCGGGTCGCTAAGCTGGGGTGCAAGCTGGTTGTTTCAGATAGGTCGCCGACCACTAGGTAGCGATGCATGGGGCAAGAGTGTTGCGCCGCCAATCAGGCGGGCGACGCAGCCTTGTTGATCAGTGCGACAGGTCCAAAAAGGCCGCTTCGAACGCTTCGCCGGGGAATGCATGCGATGCAAAGCCCCCGGGTTCCGGAAGGCAGGGCACGTGGCCCCGTCACCGGATCGTCAGGTCAGGCACTTCCGGCGCCATGCGACTGGCGGCCGCCGCCTCGACGGGAAAAGGTTCCGGGACCGTCAAGGGTCCCGGCCATCAGGCGGCGACGCGGCTTTGTCGAGCGCGCCGCAGGAGGTCTGCCTCAGGCGAGCTTGAGCTCGTCGGCCGACTGCTTGCCCGTGCGACGGTCGGTTGCCAGCTCGTAGCTCACCTTCTCGCCTTCGCGCAGGTCGTTCAGGCCGGCACGCTGCACCGCGGAGACATGGACAAACACGTCCTTGCCGCCGTCATCGGGCTGGATGAACCCATAGCCCTTCTGGGGATTGAACCACTTCACTATCCCGGTCGCCATCGATTGCTCCTCATGTTGGCGGTGGAGGGAGGGAGTTGTGTCACGCAGCCCGTCGGCGGGGCTGGGGACGCCTTTGCGGCTGCGGCGGGCGCGGCGCTTCACGGCGCGGCTGCGGCAGGCCGGGGGTTCTGGCGACCGACATGGCAACGCGTGTCAGGCGCTCGATATCCTTGAGGAAGGTCTTCTCGCTCGGATCGCAGAAAGCGAAAGCGATACCGGTCCGGCCGGCCCGGCCGGTCCGGCCGATCCGGTGGACATAGCTCTCGGGCTCGTTGGGCAGGTCGTAGTTCACCACATGGGTGACCTCGGCCACGTCGATGCCGCGAGCGAACAGGTCCGTTGCGACCAGGATCCGGACTTCGCCCGACTTGAACGCGGCCAGCGCACGCTGGCGGGCGCCCTGGCTCTTGTTGCCGTGGATGGCATCGGCCGAGAAACCGGACTTGCCCAGCTGTTCGGCCAGCCGGTTGGCGCCGTGCTTGGTGCGGGTGAACACCACCACGCGGGCCAGCGCCGGGTCGGCCAGCAGGTTTTCCAGGAGGTCCCGCTTGGACGCGGTCGGCACATGATAGACGTGCTGCTCGATCGCCTCGACGGTGACGACTTCAGGTGTCACCTCGACGCGCATGGGCTCCCAGAGAATGGTCTTGGCGAGCTTGGCAACGGCGGTCGGCATGGTGGCCGAGAACAACAGCGACTGGCGCTGCTCGGGCAGCTTGGCGATGATCTTGGTGACATCGCGAATGAAGCCCATGTCGAGCATGCGGTCGGCTTCGTCCAGGACGAGATGCGTGACCGTGTCGAGCTTGACGGCGCCCTGGTTGATCAGATCGAGCAGGCGGCCGGGCGTTGCGACAACAATGTCCATGCCGCGCGCAATGGCCTGAACCTGCGGGTTCTGGCCGACGCCACCGAAGATCACCGTGTGGCGGATCTTGGTATATTTCGCCATCTTGGTGATGCTCTCACCAATCTGCAGGGCGAGTTCGCGGGTCGGGGCGAGCACGAGGGCACGCACGCTCTTTGGCGCGACACGGGTCGTGTCTTCCATGAGGTGCTGCAGGATCGGCAGGGCGAAAGCGGCGGTTTTGCCGGTTCCGGTCTGTGCAATACCGATCAGGTCGTGATCTTCGAGGAGGTGGGGGATGGCCTTCGCCTGGATCGGCGTCGGCTGCGTGAAGCCTGCGTCGCGGAGGGCGCGCAGGAGCGGCTCGGCAAGGCCGAGATCCGCAAAAGTCATATCGTTCAAGAAGGGGAGTCTTTCAAAACCACCGTCAGTACCCCGTGGGCCTGTCCGGCTGAAGAGTCATGATCCGCGCGCCGAGGAGGATCAGACGGGTTGGTCGCACCGGATATCCGGTTGTCGACGCCTGGAACATACATAGGCGGCGCAGCGCAGTCACGACGATGATGGGGAGAGGATGGGGGATCGATGCCCGATCGTCAAGCCCGACAACAAAAAATAGGACAAACTCGCTGTCAGGAAGCTGACTATTCTTGAAACATGCTTTCCAACTTCGTGTCCGACTCCAGGCCCGACCGCGACACCTGCCCACGTCTGCGGATCGGGAGCAAGGTCGGGACTTCAGCCAATTGCGGTCGGCGGGCGGGATCGTTAGCTAGAAGTCCACAAGGCCGTGCCCAAGCACGGCTGCCGAGGGAGTACGCCCCATGCCCACCACGAACCGCCAGATCCTTCTCGCCTCGCGCCCTGTCGGCGAGCCGAAGCTGTCTGACTTCACCATCGCTGATGCCGCCATGCCGGTGCCATCAGACGGAGAGGTCCTGCTGAAGATGCGCTATCTTTCGCTCGACCCCTACATGCGCGGCCGCATGAGCGACGCCAAGTCCTATGCAGCGCCGGTTCCGATCGGTGGTGTGATGGAGGGCGGCACGGTGGCCGAGGTCGTCGCCTCCAACAGCGACCGGTTCCGTCCAGGCGATGTTGTTCTGTCCCATTCCGGCTGGCAGAGCCACGCCGTGGCCAAGGCCGAGACCCTGCGCAAGATCGATCCGTCGGCCGGGCCCATCTCGACCGCGGTGGGCGTCATGGGCATGCCCGGCATGACCGCCTACACGGGACTTCTCACGATCGGCCAGCCGAAGGCCGGCGAAACCGTTGTGGTTGCTGCAGCGACGGGACCGGTCGGTTCGGCTGTCGGCCAGATCGCCAAGATCAAGGGCGCCCGCGCGGTCGGCATCGCCGGCGGCGCCGACAAGTGCAAGGCGCTGATCGAGGAATTCGGCTTCG
This region of Phreatobacter aquaticus genomic DNA includes:
- a CDS encoding glycosyltransferase family 2 protein — translated: MVLGKLSDGIARSRRIRSSTRKIAGGGDGFHTSTTWRVDPPASQSERPDTYRALISHLGAATGRDRLLGMHCLPCGGIEMSLLASGRSRRRRAFSASDHDAMSAFVGASTNTVILCTRDLSKADAGMSHLGRLAAWYEQGAMVIRAGRETPAGHGRPRRSAIQFHNRRLGEQLPPPLFVGSCNPGVTGRHARPIVAINDPIIDWQILHPPSLARRPLAIMATYNEADIVAESVQDLLEQGCEVAVMDNWSTDRTWDILRDLVLRRGPDVSIERFPDRVRPAFGEWRAILARKAELARAHPGRWILHVDADEFRRAPFPGLTLAEGLAIASGAGATRVGFTLTNFRPIRGPQRHIRSVRSRLRHFEFGDRPGHYLQSKAWLQGFERVDLETSGGHRADFPGARDFGYKFLLQHYPIRSPAHGARKVLRDRQTRWSPHELNVLGWHHHYDHHTESSDFLWDADDLHAFDRHFWREHGLAVLTGLTGRHEVSRGA
- a CDS encoding cold-shock protein, with protein sequence MATGIVKWFNPQKGYGFIQPDDGGKDVFVHVSAVQRAGLNDLREGEKVSYELATDRRTGKQSADELKLA
- a CDS encoding DEAD/DEAH box helicase, which translates into the protein MTFADLGLAEPLLRALRDAGFTQPTPIQAKAIPHLLEDHDLIGIAQTGTGKTAAFALPILQHLMEDTTRVAPKSVRALVLAPTRELALQIGESITKMAKYTKIRHTVIFGGVGQNPQVQAIARGMDIVVATPGRLLDLINQGAVKLDTVTHLVLDEADRMLDMGFIRDVTKIIAKLPEQRQSLLFSATMPTAVAKLAKTILWEPMRVEVTPEVVTVEAIEQHVYHVPTASKRDLLENLLADPALARVVVFTRTKHGANRLAEQLGKSGFSADAIHGNKSQGARQRALAAFKSGEVRILVATDLFARGIDVAEVTHVVNYDLPNEPESYVHRIGRTGRAGRTGIAFAFCDPSEKTFLKDIERLTRVAMSVARTPGLPQPRREAPRPPQPQRRPQPRRRAA
- a CDS encoding NADP-dependent oxidoreductase; protein product: MPTTNRQILLASRPVGEPKLSDFTIADAAMPVPSDGEVLLKMRYLSLDPYMRGRMSDAKSYAAPVPIGGVMEGGTVAEVVASNSDRFRPGDVVLSHSGWQSHAVAKAETLRKIDPSAGPISTAVGVMGMPGMTAYTGLLTIGQPKAGETVVVAAATGPVGSAVGQIAKIKGARAVGIAGGADKCKALIEEFGFDAAVDHRSPTFAADLAAACPKGIDVYFENVGGAVFDAVFPLLNFFARIPVCGLIAQYNMTELPPGPDRTSQIMRAVLTKRLNFRGFIVSDFADQSKAFFTDMSAWIREGKVKYREDIVDGLDKAPEAFIGLLKGANFGKLVVKVA